Proteins encoded in a region of the Novibacillus thermophilus genome:
- a CDS encoding mandelate racemase/muconate lactonizing enzyme family protein gives MVRFKRRGLLCTPEYRSIYSRNLESLIVKLTTDNGLEGWGEALAPVGPEIPGNIISSLFKPFLLGKDPRQINVIWNKLYDSMRERGYFTGFMVDAITAVDVALWDLYGKSLDLPVHQLLGGAFRSEIPAYVSGLPEKEMAKKIERAQQWKQQGFNAIKLHLGYGIKEDVEIMNQLREHLGADFRLMVDAHWQYTVPDAIRLGRELEKLNIEFLEAPTLPEDVDGHVEITRSLDMAVAIGEAKRTKFQFKERLVKRAADVLQPDVGRVGITEMRNIAVLAETFGIPIAPHLSVGLGICIAATLQVSAAINNFYILEFQPSVFPNANKLVCNSLVCEKGRYLLPDGPGLGVNVDEAFIRENCSNPLLLTNGRRLS, from the coding sequence ATCGTCAGGTTTAAAAGAAGAGGATTACTATGTACGCCCGAGTACCGATCCATCTATTCGCGAAATCTGGAAAGTTTAATCGTCAAGCTTACGACAGACAATGGTCTAGAAGGGTGGGGAGAAGCTTTAGCCCCGGTAGGCCCGGAAATACCCGGGAACATTATTTCCAGTTTGTTCAAACCTTTTTTATTGGGGAAAGACCCGAGGCAAATTAACGTCATATGGAATAAACTTTATGATTCAATGCGTGAACGCGGATACTTTACCGGTTTTATGGTGGATGCGATTACCGCTGTTGATGTTGCCTTGTGGGATCTCTATGGCAAGTCGCTCGATCTGCCTGTTCATCAACTGCTTGGCGGGGCGTTCAGAAGTGAAATTCCTGCTTATGTATCCGGACTGCCGGAAAAAGAAATGGCCAAAAAAATAGAAAGAGCTCAACAGTGGAAACAGCAAGGGTTCAATGCTATCAAATTGCACTTGGGCTATGGAATTAAAGAAGATGTCGAGATCATGAATCAATTGCGGGAACATCTTGGAGCCGATTTTCGCCTAATGGTCGATGCCCATTGGCAATATACTGTACCCGATGCCATCAGATTAGGTAGAGAGCTTGAAAAATTAAATATTGAATTTTTGGAAGCTCCGACCCTGCCGGAAGATGTGGACGGTCATGTTGAGATTACAAGATCGTTGGATATGGCAGTCGCGATCGGTGAAGCGAAGCGAACGAAGTTTCAATTTAAAGAGCGTCTGGTTAAACGCGCTGCGGACGTCCTGCAGCCCGATGTGGGGCGTGTCGGGATTACCGAGATGAGAAACATTGCGGTATTAGCGGAAACGTTCGGCATCCCTATTGCTCCTCACTTGAGTGTCGGCCTCGGAATATGTATTGCAGCGACCTTGCAAGTGAGTGCGGCGATCAACAATTTTTACATCTTGGAGTTTCAACCAAGTGTATTTCCAAATGCGAACAAATTAGTCTGTAATTCTTTAGTTTGTGAAAAAGGGAGATATTTATTGCCTGACGGACCCGGATTAGGAGTAAACGTCGATGAAGCCTTTATAAGAGAAAATTGCAGTAATCCACTCTTGTTAACTAACGGAAGGAGGCTATCATGA
- a CDS encoding mandelate racemase/muconate lactonizing enzyme family protein — translation MKITKVETYAIQAENTGEQEYWGKRSWVTEQKKNQSKVVVPEGLEYPPKWRMRASYSDTIDTCIVKVQTNEGIIGWGEAKAPVAPKVVKTIIDELLTPIILNRDPFETEVLWEKMYSTMRLRGHLSGFFLEAISGIDIALWDILGKSLNQPIYKLLGGAFRDEINLYGSGVPGLRQGADQDAVNQLIRDTENLLQKGFNAIKIAGGHGITADKKTIEIVRDVAGSQCALYLDTAGNYNLKSAKELGEFAEEYGVGFLEAPAPPELISVYSELSNAINIPIASDLITSRYQAQAYFEKKALDLVQPDICRAGGITECRKIAFLADVNGAAFAPHVSIGSAIHFAASAHLAAAVPNFMIMEYWAGVNPIGSAILKTPFEQVNGKLKLPQKPGLGIDIIEDKLLAYAN, via the coding sequence ATGAAAATTACAAAAGTAGAAACATATGCTATACAAGCTGAAAATACAGGTGAGCAAGAGTATTGGGGGAAAAGGTCATGGGTTACTGAACAAAAAAAGAACCAATCGAAGGTCGTTGTTCCAGAAGGATTAGAGTATCCACCTAAATGGAGAATGCGGGCGAGTTATTCTGACACCATAGACACATGTATCGTAAAAGTACAAACAAATGAAGGGATTATTGGTTGGGGAGAAGCAAAGGCACCCGTTGCTCCAAAAGTAGTCAAAACTATTATTGACGAATTGTTAACACCTATAATATTAAATCGGGATCCCTTTGAGACAGAAGTTTTATGGGAAAAAATGTATTCCACCATGCGTTTACGAGGGCATCTGTCGGGTTTTTTCTTAGAAGCGATTAGTGGCATAGATATTGCTCTATGGGATATTCTCGGTAAATCATTAAACCAACCTATCTATAAACTGTTGGGGGGTGCATTTAGAGATGAAATTAATTTGTATGGTTCCGGAGTCCCGGGGTTGAGGCAAGGTGCTGACCAAGATGCAGTGAATCAATTAATTCGGGATACTGAAAACTTGCTTCAAAAAGGGTTTAATGCAATAAAGATAGCCGGCGGACATGGCATTACCGCTGATAAGAAAACGATAGAAATCGTACGGGATGTAGCTGGAAGTCAATGTGCATTGTACTTAGATACAGCCGGTAATTATAATCTTAAGTCTGCAAAGGAGTTAGGAGAGTTTGCAGAAGAGTATGGTGTTGGTTTCTTAGAAGCCCCCGCGCCCCCTGAACTCATTTCAGTTTATAGTGAATTGTCAAATGCAATCAATATTCCAATCGCAAGTGACTTAATTACTAGCCGATATCAAGCACAAGCATATTTTGAGAAAAAAGCACTGGATCTCGTACAACCTGATATATGTCGTGCCGGGGGAATTACGGAATGTCGTAAGATCGCATTTTTAGCAGATGTTAACGGTGCGGCCTTTGCTCCACATGTAAGTATCGGTTCAGCCATTCATTTTGCAGCAAGCGCCCATTTAGCGGCGGCTGTCCCGAATTTTATGATCATGGAGTATTGGGCCGGAGTGAACCCAATTGGCAGTGCTATTTTAAAAACTCCGTTTGAACAAGTCAATGGAAAACTAAAACTTCCTCAGAAACCAGGTTTAGGAATCGACATAATAGAAGACAAGCTTTTGGCGTATGCCAATTAA
- a CDS encoding SDR family NAD(P)-dependent oxidoreductase yields the protein MNAIEQKTVFITGAANGIGRSMAIQFAEEGYFVFIADIDVDNGKLVEQRVIDGGGSAKFIRLDVRDEQAIKKVFNTISHLDVLVNNAGMTYAKSVEDLPASEWNTIIDLCLQSVFLCSKYALPALKKSEHPSIINMASINAFCVSPGLPAYSAAKGGIISLTKQMAVEYGAQNIRVNAISPGFILTEQTERALKEHESEWEMTLECYPLGRLGKPEDIAYAALFLADDKAGFINGINLVVDGGMSVQAVGAVIKPGLRSRWKEGFFKLEK from the coding sequence GTATGGCGATTCAATTTGCGGAGGAAGGATACTTTGTATTTATTGCGGACATTGATGTTGACAACGGAAAGCTAGTCGAGCAGCGCGTCATTGATGGAGGCGGGTCGGCGAAATTTATCCGCCTCGATGTTCGAGACGAACAGGCAATCAAAAAGGTTTTCAACACTATTTCGCACTTAGATGTTTTAGTTAATAATGCTGGGATGACTTATGCCAAATCGGTCGAAGATTTGCCGGCAAGTGAGTGGAACACGATCATTGATTTGTGTTTGCAATCTGTGTTTTTATGCAGCAAATACGCCTTGCCCGCACTCAAAAAATCGGAACATCCGAGCATTATCAACATGGCTTCCATTAATGCTTTTTGTGTCAGTCCCGGGCTTCCCGCTTACTCTGCTGCCAAAGGAGGAATCATCTCGCTCACAAAACAAATGGCAGTCGAGTATGGCGCTCAAAATATAAGGGTCAATGCTATTTCACCCGGATTTATCTTAACTGAACAGACAGAAAGAGCTCTTAAAGAGCATGAAAGTGAATGGGAAATGACGTTGGAATGTTATCCCCTGGGAAGATTGGGCAAACCGGAAGATATCGCTTATGCTGCTCTATTTTTGGCAGATGACAAGGCGGGATTTATTAACGGCATCAATCTGGTCGTCGACGGGGGGATGTCTGTCCAAGCGGTCGGGGCGGTGATTAAACCCGGATTGAGAAGCCGTTGGAAAGAAGGGTTCTTTAAATTAGAAAAGTAA
- a CDS encoding dihydrodipicolinate synthase family protein codes for MAKLDSVHLEGVYPILATPFDEQGNLDEHSLRELVRFQIAQQVNGIALFGNASEMYTLTNDERRRISSIVVEETGGKVPLVYGTGHTGIQGAVELSQEAEKAGASALMVLPPYYVKPDNERLYDYFAEVARSVDIPIMIQDASNASGVNLSVDFIIRLNKDFPNISYVKVESPPTTPKIKEIVDKSGGNLKVFGGMNGMYLIEELESGAIGTMPACEFPDVCVKIYRHFSRQEFKEARSVFYKYLPFIRIGTLGKYAMAVHKDILKTGGVINSSYVRNPNVPLTDDIKRHVYNTLEGLTLNALNWQETKLR; via the coding sequence ATGGCAAAATTAGATTCAGTCCATTTAGAAGGTGTTTATCCCATACTGGCCACTCCCTTTGATGAGCAGGGCAATTTGGATGAACATAGTTTAAGAGAATTGGTTCGTTTCCAGATTGCTCAACAAGTGAATGGGATCGCTCTTTTTGGCAATGCCAGTGAAATGTATACCTTAACGAATGATGAACGCAGACGGATTTCAAGCATTGTGGTTGAAGAGACCGGTGGAAAAGTGCCGCTCGTATACGGAACCGGTCATACAGGTATTCAAGGGGCTGTCGAGTTAAGTCAGGAAGCTGAAAAGGCAGGTGCAAGTGCTTTAATGGTTCTTCCGCCTTATTATGTAAAGCCCGACAATGAACGTCTGTATGACTATTTTGCAGAGGTCGCCCGGTCCGTCGATATTCCGATTATGATTCAAGATGCGTCAAATGCGAGTGGAGTGAATCTTTCCGTTGATTTTATTATCAGGTTAAACAAGGACTTTCCTAACATTTCTTATGTTAAAGTTGAATCACCGCCGACCACTCCTAAAATAAAAGAAATTGTTGACAAATCGGGAGGAAATTTAAAAGTGTTCGGCGGTATGAACGGGATGTATCTCATTGAAGAACTGGAAAGCGGAGCAATCGGGACAATGCCGGCATGCGAATTTCCCGATGTTTGTGTAAAAATATACAGGCACTTTTCAAGGCAAGAATTTAAAGAAGCTAGAAGTGTATTTTACAAATATTTGCCTTTTATAAGAATTGGCACACTAGGAAAGTATGCTATGGCCGTACACAAAGATATCTTAAAAACGGGCGGGGTTATAAACTCTTCTTATGTGAGAAACCCGAATGTACCCCTTACTGATGATATTAAAAGACATGTGTACAATACACTCGAAGGTCTTACATTGAATGCTTTAAATTGGCAGGAAACGAAGTTAAGGTAA
- a CDS encoding glycoside hydrolase family 88 protein: MVNEQYEKCFMNVLSTVYNYKPKYWGFGEAIAIDALLDAGELFNDKKLKKRTVDHFQKWWELKDSQVQFEDHVTPSYSLVKLVETNDIPDAPLVELTSLFFNYNEGEPPVHRPDKEYPLNHHLWVDCLYTDGRFFSKMIKQGHERFNELLIKHFVGHIHCLYNEKNHLFSHGYEVDKSAPNNIFWGRGNGWALYGILDTYENLPTSPIKSYLLKVFKECLNTVIYYYDSGNKGWHTVLDHPETYIENSLPALFSGIVYKACRLEVCDKSYLNVADESFYHLLNSVNQNGQLLGVSDATPVGNIHNYNSRKTGSYIWGQGALLRAFLEKERLSGRRKNEDV; this comes from the coding sequence GTGGTTAACGAACAATATGAAAAATGTTTTATGAATGTTCTTTCAACAGTTTACAATTATAAGCCAAAATACTGGGGATTTGGTGAAGCTATTGCTATAGATGCTTTGCTGGATGCGGGCGAGCTATTTAATGATAAAAAACTAAAAAAGAGAACGGTTGATCATTTTCAAAAATGGTGGGAATTAAAAGATTCTCAAGTTCAGTTTGAAGATCATGTGACGCCTTCCTACTCGTTAGTGAAATTAGTCGAAACCAACGATATCCCGGATGCGCCGTTAGTTGAATTAACAAGCTTATTTTTTAATTACAATGAAGGGGAACCGCCCGTACATCGGCCTGATAAAGAATACCCGTTGAATCATCATTTGTGGGTTGATTGTTTGTATACAGATGGGCGATTTTTTTCAAAGATGATTAAACAGGGACATGAAAGATTTAATGAATTATTAATTAAACATTTCGTAGGCCATATTCATTGTTTATACAACGAAAAAAATCACCTCTTTTCACATGGTTACGAAGTAGATAAAAGTGCTCCGAACAATATCTTCTGGGGAAGGGGAAATGGCTGGGCATTGTATGGGATTTTAGACACGTATGAAAACTTGCCAACAAGTCCAATCAAGAGTTATTTATTAAAGGTCTTCAAAGAGTGTTTAAACACTGTTATCTATTATTATGATAGCGGCAACAAAGGCTGGCACACTGTGCTGGACCACCCGGAAACATATATTGAAAATTCGTTGCCAGCGTTATTCTCTGGAATTGTTTACAAGGCATGCAGGTTGGAAGTGTGTGACAAGAGCTATTTAAACGTAGCTGATGAGTCATTCTACCACTTACTAAACTCCGTTAATCAAAATGGTCAATTGTTAGGAGTGTCGGACGCCACCCCAGTAGGTAATATACATAATTACAATTCAAGAAAAACTGGCAGTTATATTTGGGGGCAGGGTGCCCTGTTAAGAGCATTCTTGGAGAAGGAGAGGCTGTCTGGAAGGCGAAAAAACGAAGACGTTTGA